In one window of Armatimonadota bacterium DNA:
- a CDS encoding tetratricopeptide repeat protein, with the protein MTQAYPLYARAAELAEAADPDEASKLWGRAGACALEAGDADAAAACFRKAVELVSLDHLDRHGRLTRLYANLTAALYQASRIREAWDAGRQALLLAEEGGRPRAIAQALYNLGLAERYLGAFDEAAKLFREARAAYLEAGMASQAADALHNLGWVHGDRGEFDAAEAALGQAGDEKAALGEPRARIRVERARLQLLRGDWVGSLVETLEVIDTAESLTDPDTYLQALLVAADASRADDLAVALGYARMAVELAVSLGRPPALLDLLPLVVRLHAEADLTLDGRLQALAAEMYARRHGLHIPVNFSLGIGSTRRVIPHHGKEG; encoded by the coding sequence ATGACCCAGGCGTATCCACTTTACGCCCGGGCGGCAGAGCTGGCCGAGGCTGCCGATCCCGATGAAGCGTCCAAGCTGTGGGGGCGGGCCGGGGCGTGCGCCCTGGAGGCCGGCGACGCCGACGCAGCCGCCGCCTGTTTCCGCAAGGCCGTGGAGCTGGTCAGCCTCGACCATCTGGACCGCCACGGCCGCCTCACCCGCCTGTACGCCAACCTGACCGCCGCCCTCTACCAGGCATCGCGGATCCGCGAAGCGTGGGATGCCGGCCGCCAGGCGCTGCTGCTGGCCGAAGAGGGAGGCCGCCCCCGCGCCATCGCCCAGGCGTTGTACAACCTGGGGCTGGCCGAGCGCTACCTGGGGGCGTTTGACGAGGCCGCCAAGCTGTTCCGGGAGGCCCGGGCCGCCTACCTGGAGGCGGGGATGGCCTCCCAGGCGGCGGACGCGCTGCACAACCTGGGCTGGGTGCACGGGGATCGCGGCGAGTTCGATGCAGCCGAGGCGGCCCTGGGCCAGGCCGGGGACGAAAAGGCCGCCCTGGGTGAGCCGCGGGCCCGCATCCGAGTGGAGCGGGCCCGCCTGCAGCTGCTGCGGGGCGACTGGGTGGGGTCCCTGGTGGAGACCCTGGAGGTGATTGATACGGCCGAGTCCCTCACCGACCCCGACACCTACCTCCAGGCTCTCCTGGTGGCCGCAGACGCGTCGCGGGCCGACGACCTGGCCGTGGCCCTGGGGTACGCCCGCATGGCCGTGGAGCTGGCCGTCAGTCTGGGACGGCCGCCGGCTCTGCTGGACCTGCTGCCGCTGGTGGTCCGACTGCACGCCGAGGCCGACCTGACGCTGGACGGACGGCTGCAGGCCCTGGCGGCGGAGATGTACGCTCGCCGGCACGGCCTGCACATCCCGGTGAATTTCTCCCTGGGCATCGGATCGACCCGCCGAGTGATACCTCATCACGGAAAGGAGGGATGA
- a CDS encoding ROK family transcriptional regulator: protein METPPVVGRPFLLRALNEQAVLEALRKNGPLTRTALTSRLHLSKSTVSAIVHSLLAQRLVTEHRAARAGVGRRPRQVALNPDAGYVVGVDLGATRARLAVADLSGQVRARRESPTPQTSLDDLLRTLDRMYARALADARVPRRRVTALGIGVPGAVDAAGEVVRLCVNVPYLNGAELRQALQNRLRVAVVMDNDVNLAAVGEKWRGRAGAVPNFAYLAVGTGVGMGIVLGGELYRGATGYAGEVGYLPVPAGGTHAPVETFLGGPGVARLARERADRATPEDLFAAARAGDPRARRVVDQVARLLAWTIACVNATLDLSLIVLGGGIGQNADLLLDPVREHLQTLVPFAPEVAPSALAGEASLLGAVAVALRAGRALAAGGRRR from the coding sequence GTGGAGACGCCTCCGGTGGTGGGCAGGCCGTTCCTGCTGCGGGCGCTCAATGAGCAGGCGGTGCTGGAGGCCCTGCGCAAGAACGGCCCCCTCACCCGGACGGCGCTGACCTCCCGGCTGCACCTCAGCAAGTCCACCGTCTCCGCCATCGTCCACTCCCTGCTCGCCCAGCGTCTGGTCACCGAGCACCGGGCCGCCCGCGCGGGGGTGGGCCGCCGCCCCCGGCAGGTCGCCCTCAACCCCGACGCGGGCTACGTGGTGGGGGTGGACCTGGGAGCCACCAGGGCCCGGCTGGCCGTGGCCGACCTCTCGGGACAGGTCCGCGCGCGCCGGGAATCCCCCACGCCCCAGACCTCCCTGGACGACCTGCTGCGAACCCTGGACCGGATGTACGCCCGCGCCCTGGCGGACGCGCGGGTGCCGCGCCGGCGGGTGACGGCCCTGGGCATCGGCGTCCCGGGAGCCGTGGACGCCGCGGGCGAAGTCGTCCGCCTGTGCGTCAACGTGCCCTACCTCAACGGCGCGGAACTGCGCCAGGCCCTCCAGAACCGGCTGCGGGTGGCGGTGGTGATGGACAACGACGTCAACCTGGCGGCGGTGGGGGAGAAGTGGCGCGGGCGCGCGGGGGCAGTGCCCAACTTTGCGTACCTGGCCGTCGGCACCGGCGTCGGCATGGGCATCGTGCTCGGCGGTGAACTGTACCGGGGAGCCACCGGCTATGCGGGAGAGGTCGGCTATCTGCCGGTCCCGGCCGGAGGAACCCACGCGCCGGTGGAAACCTTCCTGGGCGGCCCCGGCGTCGCCCGGCTGGCCCGGGAGCGCGCGGACCGCGCGACGCCGGAAGACCTGTTCGCCGCGGCCCGCGCCGGCGATCCCCGGGCCCGGCGGGTGGTGGATCAGGTGGCCCGCCTGCTGGCCTGGACCATCGCCTGCGTGAACGCCACGCTGGATCTCTCCCTGATCGTGCTGGGCGGGGGCATCGGACAGAACGCTGATCTCCTTCTGGACCCGGTGCGCGAGCATCTGCAGACCCTGGTTCCCTTTGCCCCGGAGGTCGCGCCGTCGGCCCTGGCCGGCGAGGCGTCGTTGCTGGGGGCGGTGGCGGTGGCGCTGCGGGCCGGCCGGGCTCTGGCGGCGGGAGGGCGGCGCCGGTGA
- a CDS encoding amidohydrolase family protein produces the protein MTSAFGIPLLDFHAHFPHPDEDLWGAWGRAYAARRGQARLDLLTRRNYQAQVEWWRRWSFPLPEQLPVGEAVRRWAREVDRYGLEAIVFVTGGGNDALAEICRAHPRFVGFAHHDPFSPRAADELRRAVRELGLRGYKILAPSVAGALDDPALDPVWEACEELQIPVLVHFGPLSGGGGIAYSRNISPLALHDVAKGFPTVPFVIPHFGCGYPTELL, from the coding sequence GTGACCAGCGCGTTCGGGATTCCGCTGCTGGACTTCCACGCCCACTTCCCCCACCCCGACGAGGACCTGTGGGGAGCCTGGGGGCGGGCCTACGCCGCCCGCCGCGGGCAGGCCAGGCTGGACCTGCTGACCCGCCGGAACTACCAGGCGCAGGTGGAGTGGTGGCGCCGGTGGTCCTTTCCCCTCCCCGAGCAGCTGCCGGTGGGTGAGGCCGTCCGCCGGTGGGCCCGGGAGGTGGACCGGTACGGCCTGGAGGCCATCGTCTTCGTCACCGGAGGAGGCAACGACGCGCTGGCGGAGATCTGCCGGGCGCACCCGCGCTTTGTAGGGTTCGCCCACCACGACCCCTTCAGCCCCCGCGCCGCCGACGAGCTGCGGCGGGCGGTGCGCGAGCTGGGGTTGCGCGGCTACAAGATCCTGGCGCCGTCTGTGGCCGGCGCCCTCGACGATCCGGCCCTGGACCCGGTGTGGGAGGCGTGCGAGGAGTTGCAGATCCCGGTCCTGGTGCACTTCGGGCCGCTGAGCGGGGGCGGGGGAATCGCCTACTCCCGCAACATCAGCCCGCTGGCCTTGCACGACGTGGCCAAGGGGTTTCCCACCGTCCCGTTCGTGATCCCCCACTTCGGCTGCGGGTACCCCACCGAGCTGCTGC
- a CDS encoding amidohydrolase family protein — translation MKAVAIFDSHLHLITADMLRRQRDRLPAYRQKAVQAATVRGKSYDDRLAELDGKTLEDHARYWLAEFDAAGVEAGAFIAVGEANEELAAFVALNPRRLFGWGSLADPRHPDAARTVARFRALGLSGLKLYPPIQRFHANDRILYPVYEAAAEHGLPVLFHFGITVGSFYDLTYANPLSLSAPVKEFPEVTFIIAHFGAGFLRETLFLAYHTENVCVDTSGTNNWRDYSPGAPSLEQVFRDALRAYGPRRILFGTDSTVWGGYRHHILREQADILARLELSDQDRQAILRDNARRLLARS, via the coding sequence GTGAAGGCCGTGGCGATCTTCGACAGTCACCTGCACCTGATCACCGCCGACATGCTGCGGCGGCAACGGGACCGCCTGCCCGCCTATAGGCAGAAGGCGGTCCAGGCGGCGACGGTACGCGGCAAGTCCTACGACGACAGGCTGGCCGAACTCGATGGCAAAACCCTGGAAGATCACGCGCGGTACTGGCTGGCCGAGTTCGACGCCGCCGGGGTGGAGGCCGGCGCCTTCATCGCGGTGGGGGAAGCCAACGAGGAACTGGCCGCGTTCGTCGCCCTCAACCCCCGCCGCCTGTTCGGCTGGGGGTCGCTGGCGGACCCGCGCCACCCGGACGCCGCGCGCACCGTCGCCCGGTTCCGCGCCCTGGGCCTGAGCGGGCTGAAGCTGTATCCGCCCATCCAGCGCTTCCACGCCAACGACAGGATCCTGTATCCCGTCTACGAGGCGGCGGCGGAACACGGCCTGCCCGTTTTGTTTCACTTCGGCATCACGGTGGGCAGCTTCTACGACCTGACCTACGCCAATCCTCTCTCCCTGTCGGCGCCCGTGAAGGAGTTTCCCGAGGTCACCTTCATCATCGCCCACTTCGGGGCCGGCTTCCTGCGGGAAACGCTGTTTCTGGCCTACCACACCGAGAACGTGTGCGTGGATACCTCCGGCACCAACAACTGGCGGGACTACTCCCCCGGCGCCCCCTCCCTGGAGCAGGTGTTCCGGGACGCCCTGCGGGCCTACGGCCCCCGGCGCATCCTCTTCGGCACCGACTCCACCGTGTGGGGCGGCTACCGCCACCACATCCTCCGCGAGCAGGCCGACATCCTCGCACGCCTGGAACTGTCTGATCAGGACCGGCAGGCCATCCTGCGGGACAACGCGCGCCGGCTGCTGGCGCGGTCCTGA